One part of the Osmerus mordax isolate fOsmMor3 chromosome 18, fOsmMor3.pri, whole genome shotgun sequence genome encodes these proteins:
- the tmem170b gene encoding transmembrane protein 170B: MSSSKSTYSHLTKRGANPGGGGGGGNMNTNRDYSINLSVQQVLSLWVQGTTLQHFTEMWYWVFLWSLFSSLLVHGAVGLLMLAMLQRHSRGRLITLGLLSAGFLASLGGGVITSAAVAGVYRVAGKDMAPLQALVFGVGQTALSLLISFSRILATL; encoded by the exons ATGTCTTCGTCAAAATCCACCTACAGCCATCTAACAAAGAGGGGCGCAAACCCggggggcggcggcggcggcggaaaCATGAACACAAACCGGGATTATTCGATTAACCTCTCGGTGCAGCAAGTGCTGAGCCTATGGGTTCAGGGCACGACGCTGCAACACTTCACAG aGATGTGGTACTGGGTGTTCCTGTGGAGTCTCTTCTCGTCTCTCTTGGTGCATGGTGCGGTGGGGCTGCTGATGCTGGCCATGCTGCAGCGACACAGCAGGGGGCGTCTCATCACGCTGGGGCTGCTGAGCGCTGGCTTCCTAGCCTCCTTGGGTGGAGGGGTCATCACAA gtgCGGCTGTAGCAGGGGTGTACCGCGTGGCAGGGAAGGACATGGCTCCTCTCCAGGCTCTGGTGTTTGGTGTGGGCCAGacagccctctccctcctcatctccttctcaCGCATCCTGGCCACGCTGTGA